A region from the Rhodopseudomonas julia genome encodes:
- a CDS encoding lysophospholipid acyltransferase family protein yields MSDFPPAASGFLVDATTTALILAARVATGVRAEWQGCDPTTHRRIYYANHVSHGDFVLLWSVLPPALRRVTRPVAAADYWRATRMRRYIAEEVFRAVLIERTRTEETPDPIALMADALSGGASLILFPEGTRNTGDERLLPFKSGIYRLAEKRPEIECVPVWIDNLNRVLPKGEIVPVPLLCTVTFGAPVKLGEGEEKQAFLDRARAALLATAPTNGENHKDG; encoded by the coding sequence ATGAGCGATTTTCCGCCCGCCGCGTCGGGTTTCCTGGTCGATGCGACCACGACGGCCCTGATCCTCGCAGCGCGGGTTGCAACCGGCGTGCGCGCGGAATGGCAAGGCTGCGACCCCACCACCCATCGCCGCATCTACTATGCCAATCATGTGAGCCACGGCGATTTCGTGCTCCTGTGGTCGGTGCTACCGCCGGCACTGCGGCGCGTGACGCGGCCCGTTGCCGCCGCCGATTACTGGCGTGCGACGCGGATGCGCCGCTATATCGCCGAAGAGGTGTTTCGCGCCGTCCTGATCGAACGCACCCGCACGGAAGAGACGCCCGATCCGATCGCGCTGATGGCCGATGCGCTGTCGGGCGGCGCCTCCTTGATCCTGTTTCCTGAAGGGACCCGCAACACGGGCGACGAGCGTCTCCTGCCGTTCAAGAGCGGGATCTACCGCCTCGCTGAGAAGCGTCCCGAGATCGAGTGCGTCCCGGTCTGGATCGACAATCTGAACCGTGTCTTGCCGAAAGGTGAGATCGTGCCGGTGCCGCTCTTGTGCACCGTGACGTTCGGCGCTCCGGTCAAGCTGGGTGAGGGAGAGGAAAAGCAGGCGTTTCTGGATCGCGCCCGCGCCGCCCTTTTGGCGACCGCCCCGACCAATGGAGAGAACCACAAAGATGGCTGA
- a CDS encoding fructosamine kinase family protein — MSLLAEAGAELLGGILASETVLHGGDISQLAHIKLDDGREAVVKNGPSPRTEAAMLVTIGESGAPAPAVLAVDDHALVMEVLPDSGSLRNAWADLGLAVSTLHVRRDEKYGWSEDYAFGPVAIVNDRADDWIAFWGDKRLLVNVPHIDSRLARRIERLAADLPNRIPARPAAALLHGDMWGGNIVVSNDRVSGLIDPACYFGHYEVDLAMLNLFGRPGDAFYEAYGALESGFEERLAIYQLWPALVHLRLFGGGYRPMVEGLLQKLGV, encoded by the coding sequence ATGAGCCTCTTGGCGGAGGCCGGGGCAGAGCTTCTCGGCGGCATTCTTGCTTCCGAGACGGTGCTGCATGGTGGCGACATCTCGCAACTCGCGCACATCAAACTCGATGATGGCCGCGAGGCGGTCGTCAAGAACGGCCCGTCCCCGCGCACCGAGGCGGCCATGCTTGTCACGATCGGCGAAAGCGGTGCGCCCGCGCCCGCAGTTCTGGCGGTCGACGACCACGCCCTTGTCATGGAAGTGTTGCCGGACAGCGGCAGTCTTAGAAATGCCTGGGCCGATCTCGGTCTTGCGGTTTCGACATTGCACGTGCGCCGGGACGAAAAGTATGGCTGGAGTGAGGACTATGCCTTCGGTCCCGTGGCGATCGTCAATGATCGTGCCGACGATTGGATTGCGTTCTGGGGCGACAAGCGCCTTCTCGTGAACGTACCGCATATCGACAGCAGGCTTGCCCGCCGCATCGAACGCCTTGCCGCCGATCTTCCGAACCGAATTCCCGCTCGACCCGCCGCGGCACTCCTGCACGGCGATATGTGGGGCGGCAACATCGTCGTCTCCAATGACCGGGTCTCGGGGCTGATCGATCCGGCCTGCTATTTCGGTCATTACGAGGTCGATCTCGCGATGCTCAACCTCTTCGGTCGGCCGGGCGACGCCTTTTATGAAGCCTATGGCGCGCTTGAGTCGGGCTTCGAGGAGCGGCTCGCAATCTATCAGCTTTGGCCGGCCCTTGTGCATTTGCGTCTCTTCGGCGGCGGCTACCGGCCGATGGTCGAGGGCCTTCTCCAAAAGCTCGGCGTCTAA
- a CDS encoding CDP-alcohol phosphatidyltransferase family protein, with protein MTLYDLKPAFQARLRPHVDRLAEKGVTANQVTLAAAAISVVVGLLVMASGARPLFLLIPLWLGLRMAFNAADGMLAREHGQKSRLGAFFNELGDVVSDAFLYAPFAILPAFGPGLVALVVLLSILTEFAGVLAQALGASRRYDGPLGKSDRALVFGVIGTWVGFGGLLPDWSALALWAVAILLAATVVKRVRVALAEMPARAGE; from the coding sequence ATGACCCTCTACGATCTCAAGCCGGCCTTCCAGGCTCGTCTGCGCCCGCATGTTGACCGCCTTGCCGAAAAAGGCGTGACGGCCAACCAGGTCACGCTTGCCGCTGCCGCCATCTCCGTTGTCGTCGGCCTCCTGGTCATGGCGTCTGGAGCGCGTCCGCTCTTCCTCCTCATTCCTCTGTGGCTTGGGCTCAGGATGGCCTTCAACGCGGCCGACGGCATGCTGGCGCGCGAGCATGGGCAGAAGAGCAGGCTCGGCGCCTTCTTCAACGAGCTTGGCGACGTCGTCTCCGACGCGTTTCTCTATGCGCCCTTTGCGATCCTCCCGGCCTTTGGCCCCGGGCTCGTCGCCCTCGTCGTGCTTCTCTCCATCTTGACGGAGTTCGCCGGCGTCCTGGCGCAGGCGCTGGGTGCCAGCCGCCGCTATGACGGTCCGCTCGGCAAGAGCGACCGGGCGCTCGTTTTCGGCGTTATCGGGACATGGGTCGGCTTCGGCGGGCTGTTGCCGGATTGGAGCGCGCTCGCTCTGTGGGCTGTGGCGATCCTGCTCGCCGCCACCGTCGTCAAGCGGGTGCGCGTGGCTCTTGCCGAAATGCCGGCGAGGGCAGGCGAATGA